DNA sequence from the Pedobacter sp. W3I1 genome:
AGGTTCCTGGTTAAAAGGGTTTAAACTGATGCACCAGGTTCCGGTTGAGATGAGCACAAACGGCGTGTTAAAATTGGCCAGATAAGGAATCAGCGCTGCAGAACTATCGTGCAGGCCAACACCAACTTTTACATTGCTACCTTCGAAGTCAGTTTTAAGGCTGGAATCTGCAGGGGTAAATGCACCAAATTTCTCGTCTATTTTTTCCGCTGTAACCCAGTGATGATACTGGCTTTTATTGAAATCCCAAAGCTGGGTATGGCAACCAATACTGGTAATATCGGCCACGGCTTTACCCGTAATTAAATAACTCAAATATTGAGGCAGGTGTAAAGCCCACTTCACTTTTTTAAATATTTCGGGCTTTTCATGCTTCAGGCGATACAATTGCATACCCGAATTTAAACTGCCCAAAATTGGTGAGGCCGTTTCTAACGAAATCTTCTCCTCACCTCCATATGTTTCATAAAAGGCTTTTTTAAGCGCTTCGGGGTATTCTTTTAAATAGTTATAAAGTGGTGTTAGCGGATTGCCATTTTCGTCGAGATAAACAAAACTGGCGCCATAAGTAGAAAAATTTATGGCCCTGACATCAAACTCTTTCAACTGCAAAACCTGATGCAGGGAATCGTAAACTGATGAACGCAGGCTTTCGAGATTTTCGCATGGTTCGCCATCCTCATCAACTGTTTCTACAAAACGTGCAGACCGCTCGTAAACGATACTGTAGTTTTCGTCGATCAGAAACAATTTTTTATTCGTTTTCCCAACATCAAATATGGCAATAACAGGTTTAGGCATTTTCTATTTCTCTATTTACAAACCTGTGGCAACAGTATTTCCTCGGTGATTAACTAACTTATTTCTAACTTCTAAACCACGGTATAACGCGATCGGTGATAGGGCCGCCCCAGCTCTTAACCTGGCTTCGGCTACTAAAGCCCTTAAATCGCTACGGAAAGTATGTTGCAAAATTTCCTGTGCTTTGGCTACATCGTTGTTGTTCTGTGCTTCGTTTAATGCTTTTCTATCAACCAATAGTGCCTGTGCATAGGCGATCATAATGGCTTCAACAGATTGCAACAAGTCCTCTAATGGATCTTTCACATTGTGTGAAGCATCAATCATCCAACCTAAATCTTTTGCATGGTTCATGCCTTTTGCATCCATACCTTCTACCAGTTCGTTAAAAATCAAAAACAATTGGTAAGGTTTAATGCTTCCGGCAGTTAAATCATCATCCCCATATTTAGAATCGTTGAAGTGGAAACCACCCAATTTTCCTTCCATTAACAATAAAGCAACAATCTGCTCAATGTTTGCATTAGGCAAATGGTGACCTAAATCCACCAAAGTATAAGCTTTTTTACCCAGTTTACTCGCATATAACAGTGATTGTCCCCAATCGCCAACCGTAGTTGAATAAAAATTAGGTTCGAAGGCTTTGTACTCCACAAACATTTTCCAATCTTCTGGCAGTGCTGAATAGATTTCTTGCAGACTTTCTAATGTATTTTCGAAAGCTTTACGGAAATTAAGCTGACCAGGGAAACAAGAACCATCGGCTAGCCAAACGGTTAATGCATCAGATCCTAGCGCAATACCGTGTTTAATTACTTCTATATTATGCTCAATCGCCTGTTTACGGATGTTTTTATTTACATTCTGTAACGAACCAAATTTATAGCTATGTGCAGAACCTGCCTGATCTTGAAAGGTATTCGAGTTCATGGCATCAAATTTTAAACCATAGCCAGATGCCAAAGTTTTTAACGCTTCTGCATTTTGAGGGATATCCCATGGAATGTGAAGTGAAATTGCTCCACTTGCACCGTTAAGGGCATGTAGCAGACCAACATCTTCAATTTTTTCTTCAATGGTACGAGGTTCACCACCGGTAATGGCAAAACGGCCAAAACGTGTTCCACCGGTACCTAAAGCCCAGCTTGGAATGGCAATCTGAAAATCAACCAGTTTCTGGATTACGCTTTCTAGATCAACGTGTGACCAATCTTCTTTTAGAAAAGAAAGTTTACGCTGATGTGAGGTTAAAAGGGAGTCGTTATGTTTTTCTATCTGGTTCTGCTCGATATTCATGAGAATATTTGGTTTTTGTTAGGTTAATTATTTTGGCGATGCAATCGCCGTTCTCACTCATCCTCGTTTCAAACGAGGACGATTATTCATTAATGTTTTAAAGTTATTTTCGGTCTGTGATAAACACAGACCGATTGAACAACTTACTAAAACTGAATTTGTTGCGTTTTGCCATGGTCTGTGTCTCCACGGACCATTGTGCTATCTCACAAATGCCATGGCTACCCCGCCATCAACATTTAAAACATTTCCCGTTGATTTGTGCAACAAGCCACCCACAAAGGCGAAACAGGCATTGGCAATATCATCTGGTAATATGATCTGGTTCAATAAGGTACGTTTTGCGTAATAAGCGGGCAACTCTGCAACGGTAATACCATAAGCTTTTGCGCGGCCTTCAGCCCAACCGCCTGCCCAGATATTGCTGTCGCTGATTACAGCATCAGGGTTAACCACATTTACACGGATATTATCGGCCCCCAATTCGGCAGCATTTAATCTGCTTAAATGTAATTGAGCTGCTTTTGCACTGCCATAACCCGCATTGTTTGGTCCGCTTACCAAAGCGTTCTTACTTACAATATTAATGATATCGCCGCCAATATTCTGCTTTTGCATCGTATTTGTTGCAGCCTGAGTAATAAAAAACTGGCCTTTTACCAAAACATCATATAATAAATCCCAATCTTTCTCGGTATGATCAGCAATGGTTTTAGAAATCGATAATCCTGCATTGTTTACAATAATATCTACCCCACCGAAAGCCAGAGCTGCCGAATCGAAAGCTTGTTTAATATCTGCTTCGCTGGTTACATTTAAAATTGCGGTGCTGTAAGAATCCTTACCGAACAGGTTTGCAAATTCCTTGCCTGCTTCCTCTAAACGTTCGGCATTCATGTCGTTTAAGATCACCACGCCACCTTCAGCAACAAACTTTTTAGCAATCGCCTTACCA
Encoded proteins:
- a CDS encoding FGGY-family carbohydrate kinase; its protein translation is MPKPVIAIFDVGKTNKKLFLIDENYSIVYERSARFVETVDEDGEPCENLESLRSSVYDSLHQVLQLKEFDVRAINFSTYGASFVYLDENGNPLTPLYNYLKEYPEALKKAFYETYGGEEKISLETASPILGSLNSGMQLYRLKHEKPEIFKKVKWALHLPQYLSYLITGKAVADITSIGCHTQLWDFNKSQYHHWVTAEKIDEKFGAFTPADSSLKTDFEGSNVKVGVGLHDSSAALIPYLANFNTPFVLISTGTWCISLNPFNQEPLTAEELKQDCLCYMHFKGKAVKASRIFAGYEHEVQLKRIAEHFDRAAYLFKHLKFNPSMILKLANKIPENQQEQQGFSASSAFPDRDLNLFQTAEEAYHQLIFDLIKQQIYSLRLILNSGVKRIFVDGGFGKNAIYMHLLATSIPDIEVYASSVSQATAIGTALAINDAWNENPAPTDMIQLKYYSAIQRTIDF
- a CDS encoding sugar isomerase — protein: MNIEQNQIEKHNDSLLTSHQRKLSFLKEDWSHVDLESVIQKLVDFQIAIPSWALGTGGTRFGRFAITGGEPRTIEEKIEDVGLLHALNGASGAISLHIPWDIPQNAEALKTLASGYGLKFDAMNSNTFQDQAGSAHSYKFGSLQNVNKNIRKQAIEHNIEVIKHGIALGSDALTVWLADGSCFPGQLNFRKAFENTLESLQEIYSALPEDWKMFVEYKAFEPNFYSTTVGDWGQSLLYASKLGKKAYTLVDLGHHLPNANIEQIVALLLMEGKLGGFHFNDSKYGDDDLTAGSIKPYQLFLIFNELVEGMDAKGMNHAKDLGWMIDASHNVKDPLEDLLQSVEAIMIAYAQALLVDRKALNEAQNNNDVAKAQEILQHTFRSDLRALVAEARLRAGAALSPIALYRGLEVRNKLVNHRGNTVATGL